In a genomic window of bacterium:
- the dnaX gene encoding DNA polymerase III subunit gamma/tau — protein sequence MQNLVIYRKYRPQKFSELVGQEHVVRTLQGALKADRVPHAYIFTGPRGTGKTSVARIFAKALNCQKKGVEPCNECQSCIEITESRSLDLIEIDAASNRGIDDIRELREGIKFAPMHGKYKVYIVDEFHMLTKEAFNALLKTLEEPPKHAIFVLATTEIAKVPDTILSRALRFDFRLLGREEIVGELERILKKEGMSVQAEALGEIARSAAGSLRDAETLLEQLFLIGKKNVSYEEAKDILGFADLHLTLELAEKILQGKSADALAYFIEAYEKGEDVELMLGMLCEWVRKLLLWKLDEKLGPLIARDLSPDHKEVLKRHAGLASLQALAKMQSLLMDKDVELKRTSFPQLVFELAIVEMGELLKQNETRNIKSV from the coding sequence ATGCAAAATCTCGTGATCTATAGAAAATATCGCCCACAGAAATTTTCAGAGCTCGTGGGGCAAGAACACGTGGTGCGCACGCTCCAAGGAGCGCTTAAAGCCGACCGCGTGCCACATGCGTACATTTTTACGGGTCCACGCGGAACGGGAAAAACTAGCGTCGCCCGGATATTTGCAAAGGCGCTAAATTGCCAAAAGAAGGGCGTAGAACCCTGCAATGAGTGCCAGTCGTGTATAGAGATAACCGAATCGCGCTCGCTGGATCTTATTGAAATAGACGCCGCTTCAAACCGCGGCATTGACGATATCCGCGAGCTTCGGGAGGGAATAAAATTCGCGCCGATGCATGGGAAGTACAAGGTTTATATCGTGGATGAGTTCCACATGCTCACCAAAGAAGCGTTTAATGCTCTTTTAAAAACCCTTGAGGAACCTCCGAAACACGCGATATTCGTTCTTGCCACTACCGAGATAGCAAAGGTTCCCGATACCATTCTTTCCCGGGCTTTGCGTTTTGATTTCCGGCTTTTGGGACGCGAGGAGATCGTGGGAGAGCTTGAACGTATTTTAAAAAAAGAAGGTATGAGCGTTCAGGCCGAGGCGCTTGGGGAGATCGCGCGAAGCGCTGCGGGTTCCCTGCGCGATGCCGAGACCTTGCTTGAACAGCTGTTCCTTATCGGAAAAAAGAATGTCTCATACGAAGAAGCAAAGGATATTCTGGGATTTGCGGACCTGCACCTCACCCTGGAACTTGCCGAGAAAATCCTGCAGGGAAAGTCTGCCGATGCGCTCGCATATTTTATAGAAGCGTACGAAAAAGGAGAGGATGTGGAACTGATGCTGGGAATGCTGTGCGAATGGGTGCGCAAACTGCTGTTATGGAAACTGGACGAGAAGCTTGGGCCGCTCATTGCCCGAGACCTCTCGCCCGATCACAAGGAGGTATTAAAAAGACACGCCGGGCTTGCTTCCCTGCAAGCGCTTGCCAAAATGCAGTCGCTGCTTATGGATAAAGACGTTGAACTCAAGCGTACGTCATTTCCCCAGCTTGTCTTTGAACTTGCGATCGTGGAAATGGGAGAACTGCTTAAGCAAAACGAAACGCGCAACATTAAATCCGTATAA
- a CDS encoding cation diffusion facilitator family transporter, with protein sequence MKNYILEKEGGRMTARERLLRLEKIQRVLGWTLVMNLSASLIKIALGFTTGMLMIVADGFHSLGDSLSNVVGFVGIKLAKKQPDKTYSYGYDKFESIATMLIISLISVTCYKVFEGGIERFLNPHPVKIPTLALAILVASMAINLATVLYEGGAGKKLKSGLLIADASETKADLVISGGVLASAGIMAWTSWWQVDGIVTLLIGFSILRVIWGMISPTVRVLADAQAVPPQDVIKVVFCVPGVEFCHAVRSRGPEEGFFLELHIGVRKDLTVEKAHDDICHRVKRALHDAFPGLRSANIHIEPDNAPARERASSIFKEKDPYDYS encoded by the coding sequence TTGAAAAATTATATACTGGAAAAAGAAGGAGGGCGCATGACGGCTCGTGAGCGGCTTTTGCGGCTGGAAAAGATTCAGCGCGTACTGGGCTGGACGCTGGTAATGAACCTCAGCGCTTCTCTTATCAAGATCGCGCTTGGTTTTACAACAGGAATGCTTATGATCGTTGCGGACGGATTCCACTCCCTGGGCGACTCGCTTTCGAATGTCGTTGGTTTTGTGGGCATTAAACTTGCCAAGAAGCAACCGGATAAAACATATTCCTACGGATACGACAAGTTTGAGTCGATCGCGACGATGCTCATCATTTCTCTGATATCCGTTACCTGCTACAAAGTTTTTGAGGGCGGTATCGAGAGATTCTTAAACCCACATCCTGTTAAGATTCCCACTTTAGCACTTGCGATTCTCGTCGCATCCATGGCAATAAATCTCGCGACAGTTCTCTATGAGGGTGGCGCCGGAAAAAAACTGAAAAGCGGATTACTTATTGCCGATGCGAGCGAAACCAAAGCGGATCTTGTGATCTCGGGAGGAGTTCTGGCAAGCGCAGGGATCATGGCGTGGACAAGCTGGTGGCAGGTTGATGGTATCGTAACGCTCCTTATCGGTTTTTCCATTCTGCGGGTTATTTGGGGAATGATCTCTCCGACCGTTCGCGTACTTGCGGATGCGCAAGCGGTGCCGCCGCAGGACGTCATCAAGGTGGTTTTTTGCGTGCCGGGGGTTGAATTTTGCCATGCGGTCCGTTCGCGTGGGCCTGAAGAAGGATTTTTTCTTGAATTGCATATTGGGGTAAGGAAAGACCTGACGGTTGAAAAAGCCCATGATGACATCTGTCATCGCGTCAAGCGTGCACTGCATGACGCCTTTCCGGGCTTGAGATCGGCAAACATCCACATTGAACCGGATAACGCGCCGGCCCGGGAACGCGCAAGCAGTATTTTTAAAGAGAAAGATCCGTATGACTACTCGTAG
- a CDS encoding FAD-dependent oxidoreductase: protein MTEQRVDVVIVGAGVTGAAIAWALGYANIQNTVIIEKNPWVGQVNSHPMNNAQTSHDGGTETNYGLAHALEVKACSDMLRAYCVKRNDPLLFQKRLRMALGVVQDEVEMLHKRFMEFAPYYSDLHLAEREELAKLEPKIMEGRDPAKPICALVSTEGYIVNYQRLAECLLEDAMKEAGKNNVRLEALFNTGVKSVSRNGGGFILETDTGMRFYAREVVFAAGAYSLHFAHQLGYGKEYSILSVAGSFFSAGHLLDSKVYRCQIEGLPFAAIHGDPDILNMNDTRFGPTTKPLPLMERYHYETLWDYLKLFLRSPWAVGHGIWSLGKILANRRILSYVSKHFLYDLPVIGKALFLREVRPIIPTIRYKDLKLRRGAGGIRPQIINLAKGEMIMGDVTIEGESCLFVTTPSPGASVSVYNGMRFAKYIVHSLGEDYRFDEERFRKNLGL, encoded by the coding sequence ATGACCGAACAAAGGGTTGATGTCGTCATTGTGGGAGCGGGTGTGACGGGTGCCGCGATCGCGTGGGCATTAGGTTATGCAAACATCCAAAACACAGTGATTATTGAAAAAAATCCATGGGTGGGGCAGGTGAATTCGCATCCCATGAACAACGCGCAGACTTCGCACGATGGAGGCACCGAGACCAACTACGGCCTTGCTCATGCCCTGGAAGTGAAGGCGTGCTCGGACATGCTTCGCGCGTATTGCGTGAAAAGAAACGACCCTCTGCTTTTTCAAAAGCGTCTCCGGATGGCGCTTGGAGTGGTCCAGGACGAAGTTGAAATGCTACACAAACGATTCATGGAATTTGCCCCGTATTATTCCGATTTGCACCTTGCAGAGAGAGAAGAGCTGGCAAAGCTCGAGCCGAAAATCATGGAAGGAAGAGACCCCGCCAAACCCATCTGTGCTTTGGTGAGCACCGAGGGTTATATCGTAAATTATCAGCGGCTCGCGGAATGTTTGCTTGAGGATGCGATGAAAGAAGCCGGGAAAAATAATGTCCGGCTTGAGGCGCTGTTCAATACGGGAGTAAAATCCGTAAGCAGAAATGGCGGAGGATTTATTCTGGAAACGGATACGGGGATGCGATTTTATGCGCGGGAGGTCGTTTTTGCCGCCGGCGCCTACAGTCTGCACTTCGCTCATCAGCTCGGATACGGCAAGGAATACAGCATTCTTTCCGTTGCCGGAAGCTTTTTCTCCGCAGGCCACCTGTTGGATTCCAAGGTCTACCGATGCCAGATAGAGGGTCTGCCCTTCGCCGCAATCCACGGAGATCCGGATATCCTGAACATGAACGATACGCGATTCGGCCCGACCACAAAACCGCTTCCGCTCATGGAGCGCTATCACTATGAGACTTTGTGGGATTATCTGAAGCTGTTCCTCAGGTCTCCCTGGGCGGTGGGGCACGGAATATGGAGTTTGGGGAAGATACTTGCGAACAGACGCATTTTGAGCTATGTATCGAAGCACTTTTTGTACGACTTGCCCGTCATCGGCAAAGCGCTTTTCTTGCGCGAGGTCCGCCCCATCATTCCCACCATCCGCTACAAAGATCTCAAACTTCGGCGGGGTGCGGGAGGCATTCGCCCGCAGATCATTAATCTTGCAAAAGGAGAGATGATCATGGGTGACGTCACCATCGAAGGGGAGAGTTGCCTTTTTGTCACTACGCCTTCTCCCGGTGCGTCCGTGAGCGTGTACAACGGAATGCGCTTTGCCAAGTACATCGTGCATTCCCTTGGAGAAGACTACCGGTTTGACGAGGAACGATTCAGGAAAAACCTGGGACTTTAG
- a CDS encoding PaaI family thioesterase, translating into MTRIEELEQGFGEHPFSRLLGAKLERLETGFAVVSAKVTHEMLITQGMVQGGVSFSIADFAGVYAAMSRISAGHTPLANVHGDYYGPFRIDEVILARADVVAIDKKSLHVIVEVFCGSEKRAHFTLRFAKPKE; encoded by the coding sequence ATGACACGCATTGAAGAACTGGAACAGGGCTTTGGAGAGCATCCATTCTCCAGGCTCCTTGGCGCAAAACTGGAGAGACTTGAGACGGGCTTTGCAGTCGTGAGCGCCAAAGTTACTCACGAGATGCTTATTACACAGGGAATGGTGCAGGGCGGAGTTTCCTTCTCTATTGCCGACTTTGCCGGAGTATACGCGGCAATGTCGAGGATTTCCGCGGGACACACCCCGCTTGCGAATGTCCACGGGGACTACTACGGTCCTTTTCGAATCGATGAGGTTATTCTCGCCCGGGCCGACGTGGTAGCCATAGACAAGAAGTCTTTGCACGTTATCGTTGAGGTTTTCTGCGGGTCAGAAAAAAGGGCTCATTTCACATTGCGCTTTGCAAAACCTAAAGAGTAG
- the msrA gene encoding peptide-methionine (S)-S-oxide reductase MsrA, producing MMDFVETQHTNTEMAVFGGGCFWCTEAVFKMLKGIISVMPGYAGGTKADPTYEDVCDGRTGHAEVIRITYDPTSISFTDLLSVFFSTHDPTTKNRQGNDIGPQYRSIILYTTREQKQEAGQFIKELNESHSDGGAIVTEVKELTHFYEAENYHRDYYAKNPQNSYCELVINSKLEKAQKRFAQLLKDIP from the coding sequence ATGATGGATTTTGTGGAAACGCAACACACAAACACAGAGATGGCGGTTTTTGGTGGTGGTTGCTTTTGGTGCACGGAGGCGGTATTTAAAATGCTCAAGGGCATTATTTCGGTAATGCCGGGTTACGCAGGAGGGACAAAGGCGGATCCGACCTATGAAGATGTCTGTGATGGCAGAACGGGACATGCGGAAGTTATCCGCATCACGTATGATCCGACGAGTATCTCTTTTACGGATCTTCTTTCGGTTTTTTTCTCGACCCATGACCCCACAACAAAAAACCGGCAAGGAAATGACATAGGGCCGCAGTACCGGTCCATTATCCTGTATACGACCAGGGAACAAAAACAGGAAGCAGGGCAATTTATCAAGGAACTCAACGAATCACACTCCGACGGCGGCGCTATCGTGACCGAAGTTAAGGAGCTTACCCATTTTTACGAAGCAGAAAATTATCACCGTGATTACTATGCAAAAAATCCGCAGAATTCCTATTGCGAACTTGTCATAAATTCAAAACTGGAAAAAGCGCAAAAGAGATTCGCCCAGTTGCTTAAGGACATTCCGTAA
- a CDS encoding GspE/PulE family protein has protein sequence MTTILGQEEAQRISRLAEGSEDPQQTVRLTEMLLQFAVDRGASDVHIEPYEQDVVCRFRIDGLLYDACVFTRPTHEKVLARIKVLANLKIDEHRVPQDGRFVGKFGEKMVDFRTSVLPLMFGEKIVLRVLPREVKMLALTELGFDEHAATTILQNIRKPYGMILVCGPTGAGKSTTLYTLLQSLIAERGVGANINTIEDPVEYAIPRVNQIQAGSGTGLSFAVGLRGLLRQDADVIMVGEIRDRETAEAAIEASLTGRILLSSLHTRDAVGALIRLLEIGIEPYLIASAATLMIAQRLVRMPCAHCVESYTLDPDVYKGLETRYDLGRIIDDIEKRMPHLTPIPRPPMLFRAKGCDACMHTGFKGRTAVFEVLDVSDAMRALLQKRASAQALREQALQEGMVTMFQDGFAKALTGRTALEEILKATLE, from the coding sequence ATGACTACTATTCTCGGGCAGGAAGAAGCCCAACGGATAAGCCGACTTGCCGAAGGATCAGAAGATCCGCAGCAGACTGTACGGCTAACCGAAATGCTGCTGCAATTTGCCGTTGATCGCGGCGCGTCCGATGTACACATTGAGCCGTATGAGCAAGACGTTGTCTGCCGTTTTCGCATTGACGGCTTGCTGTATGATGCCTGTGTATTTACCAGACCAACGCACGAGAAAGTGCTTGCGCGCATCAAGGTGCTTGCCAATCTTAAGATAGATGAACATCGCGTGCCGCAGGATGGGCGCTTTGTGGGAAAGTTCGGGGAGAAAATGGTAGATTTTCGAACTTCCGTTCTGCCGCTCATGTTCGGGGAAAAGATCGTGCTACGCGTACTCCCGCGCGAGGTAAAAATGCTCGCGCTTACGGAATTAGGATTTGACGAACACGCCGCTACTACCATTCTGCAAAATATCCGGAAGCCCTACGGCATGATACTGGTATGCGGGCCGACGGGAGCGGGCAAAAGTACCACGCTCTATACGCTTTTGCAATCGCTCATTGCCGAACGCGGCGTGGGCGCCAACATCAATACTATCGAGGATCCCGTGGAATACGCCATCCCGCGCGTTAATCAAATACAGGCAGGAAGCGGCACGGGGCTTTCGTTCGCAGTGGGGCTGCGGGGCCTTCTGCGCCAGGATGCCGATGTCATTATGGTAGGGGAGATACGCGACCGGGAGACCGCCGAAGCTGCCATTGAGGCGTCATTAACGGGCCGCATTCTACTCTCGTCACTGCATACGCGCGATGCCGTAGGCGCGCTCATCAGACTTTTGGAGATTGGTATTGAGCCTTATCTCATCGCATCCGCCGCAACGCTTATGATCGCGCAGCGTCTGGTACGGATGCCCTGCGCCCACTGCGTTGAGTCTTACACACTTGATCCGGACGTCTACAAGGGTCTAGAGACGCGGTACGACCTTGGACGCATCATTGATGATATTGAAAAGCGTATGCCGCATCTCACGCCAATTCCACGCCCGCCCATGCTTTTTCGCGCCAAAGGCTGTGACGCGTGCATGCATACCGGCTTTAAGGGCCGCACTGCGGTTTTCGAAGTGCTGGATGTGAGCGATGCGATGCGGGCTCTTTTACAGAAGCGCGCGTCCGCCCAGGCTTTACGCGAACAGGCTCTGCAGGAAGGCATGGTCACGATGTTTCAGGATGGATTTGCCAAGGCGCTTACCGGACGCACCGCGCTTGAAGAGATACTGAAGGCAACTCTTGAATAA
- the msrB gene encoding peptide-methionine (R)-S-oxide reductase MsrB: MKQEKPMPKTEDGWKEKLTPEQYAVLRQKGTEAPFSGGYVHEKRSGTYNCAACNNPLFSSDAKFDSGTGWPSFDQALPESVEHVSDASHGMNRTEVVCKKCRSHLGHVFDDLPRFAGKAGGPSTGKRYCMNSVCLDLEEK, from the coding sequence ATGAAGCAAGAAAAACCCATGCCGAAAACGGAAGATGGGTGGAAAGAAAAACTTACTCCGGAGCAGTATGCGGTGTTGCGTCAGAAAGGAACCGAGGCGCCGTTTTCCGGTGGATACGTTCATGAAAAAAGAAGCGGAACGTACAACTGCGCGGCATGCAACAATCCGCTTTTTTCCTCCGATGCCAAATTCGATTCGGGGACCGGATGGCCGAGCTTTGACCAAGCTCTACCCGAAAGCGTGGAGCATGTGAGTGATGCAAGTCATGGAATGAACCGCACGGAAGTTGTCTGTAAAAAATGCCGGTCCCATCTTGGCCATGTGTTTGACGACCTGCCTCGCTTTGCGGGCAAGGCGGGCGGTCCTAGCACGGGGAAGCGATATTGCATGAATTCCGTTTGCCTTGATCTTGAAGAGAAGTAG